Genomic DNA from Oryza sativa Japonica Group chromosome 5, ASM3414082v1:
gctgccgctgctgccggtGCCCTCCGACTTCGAAGGCTTCTTGTTCTCGTtgacgccggcgccggtgctggCCTTGGCGGTATTATCGGGACGAGGTACGACCTGGCCGACTTCGGAGCTGGTTCCTTCCTGACCGGGTTCTGCACGACAATCTGCGAGCAAAATCAAAATTGGGGATCAAACCAAACGCTCTGAATTCGCAAGAAGAATGAGGAACAGAAGGGGTGTCTCACCCGTACCTTGTTCACCCCAACGGCGTTCTCCTGAGCTTTCTTTAGAAGCTGGGCGCCGAAGCTCCTGGTGATGGGGCGATTGATCCCCTCCGGCAGCTACATCTTGCTGTTGCAAGAAGAATACGAGGTTTCAGAGAGGGAAACGGGAGGAAGAACGAATCGGGAAAGGTTGGCTATGATGATGTCATCTACTATATGATTGTGTGCGTGAGATCGTTGTCTTCTACTCCGGATCAGCGAATAGGCCACTAGTTATTCAATACGTTATCAGCACGAGATTGCTCATACGCTAATCCCGGTAAGTGTTCTAGTAGATCAATTGATTTCAGTACTAATCAGATTGATATGTTATCTGTGTactgctcgtcgccggccaacACGACCGCCCGCTCATGCGCACCTGCACGCCGCGCTCGACGCGTGGCTGATGGTCGCCGGTTACGACGCCGCACTGGAGCATGCACGGCAGCAGGACGCATCCAGCCGCGCGTGCCCGAGGCAACCAGCCAGGCGGCTCTACCACACGCAGTACGCAACCCTGCGGCTAGGATCCAGGAGCAAAGGATCAAGCAGACAAGCATACATGCACATGAATGTACAGATTGGTTTATGAACCAATCTAGTACGTGCACGTATTGATCTTCACCAAGCCTATAACAACATGGGTGTGCAACGACGTGTCGACAGTGCTGGGCTATACACAGCTACACCAGCACGCAACTCGTCGACGCCGCGTCGCCGATACGCTATGCGGACGTGCATAAGCGGATCGGCTACCTTTACATCGGATAAACGAGATAAGTATCGGTTTCATCTATTCTAATACTTTGCAGTAGCGAGAGTAATATGCTAGATCATGCCTCTAGTCGTTTTATTTTCTCGCATGAATAGATGTATTTGTCTGGCCTTAGCGGCGACTCTTCTCTTGTTATATCGCTGACCACGAAGTTTGGCACCACGCGCCCGAACGCGCTTACCGTGCACACCAGAAGGTGCACATACATAATCCGTTGAATTGAATGATGGAGTGCTGTCCCGAACGACGACACCTCACACTCGGTAACACACGACACCACCTAGAAGTTGTCGTCTATCTGGCTAACATAGTCGTCGATCTATGAATATATTAACACACTCGTCATCACCGATCTTATGGATCAGCGTGCTTGGGACAATGTTGGTTGTGACTTGTATGTTAATAATCCGTTATATTGCTATCTATATGAAGTAGATGGTAACAAATCTGAGTCATCAGCACCTGCATGCGCCGCCACCTGCACGTAGCGACACCCAGACGCCACCACATGACGTCTTCCCCTTTGTCAATGGTTGCCGAATCAATCCAGAGACCTTCCCTCGTCGATCCGCCATCTGAAACACCGACTCGACGGCCTTTCGAGGCCATCCGCAACGCaattgacggccgtcgcccgtaGCGATGCCGAGGAGCTTACGCCCGCCTCCCCTTGCCGCCGATACGCACGGCATGCCTCCCACGCTACCGCACGCGGCCGGGACGAGGGTCGAAGCCGCCGTGAGTGCCCGCCGCCGATAGCCGTCCGCCATGCCGGCATGTATGCCGAGCCGAGTTTCGTCGACACGTAACATGGAGCTATGATTGTCGGACGCTGGTCACGGCCTGATGCCAAAGAATGCCGGTGTCGGTGCTACTAGATGTtgcaccgccgctccgcctctgACCATGGCAACTTGCCATAGTCGTCCATCTCTACCGAGGGCTCACTAGCACGTTTGCAATTGGTTCCATCCGTCGTCTCCATTGAAGAATATCAATTAGATCATACCTCACCCACTTCTTGTAGGAGAAGGTCGTAGTAGCTCATTGGGCAACATATGAGATGGGCTGGCCAGATTTTCAAGCTAGCCAGTATAAGGAGGTGGGCCAAGTAGAAATTGGCCTATTAAAAGGAGTCGGGCACGAACCGTGATTTTGGTCCGAAAACGGCATTTTATTTCAAAAGTCCTTGGTTTCCAAGGCATTATGCAGAACTCGGAAATTATACGGATAAGTCCTATGGGACATTAGAAACTACGGGGAATATACATTCGCCATTTATACTTTGAACCTTCATGAATTGGGTTTACGCCAAATAGAGAAGAACTAAGGATTTATACCTTAGTCCCGTATTTCTAAGTATTTGCTTTAACTATTTAGTTAGTTTCTTGAATAACATAATCAATCctagaaacattgtttttaggCAAAAGAGCTTCCATGAACTTGTGAAACCCTTGTTTTAGCACCCCTTTTGGAAGCATCATATTTTATGGTTTATTTCCTGGCAATTGTTTGTTTTGGGGTAATTGATTGTTCTGTGGGTTAGTAGTTCTGTAAATTACACATACCTTTGAATAgcaaaaaatcatgttaattGCTAGGATTGTAATAAAAGGTGTGTATAGAAAACCATTCTTTACTATTTTGTACTCGTTTTGTGCACTTTATTTACTAGAAGTAAACCGGTAGAAAGTTGCATAAAAGGACATCATGTAAGTAGTTGCATGTAGCAAATACATTTATTGGGCAAATGAGTAATAGAATTATTCATATATCTTCTCTTTGTGTAATTGTCGCCACATTTGTAGAAGGCACAATTATATATTCTCCGTATAGAATAAATGTATACACTCATCATGAAGAAAGTATATTATTGACTTAGAGATATTTCTTAGTGTATGACTATCATAGAAGATAAGTTACAACTAATTTATATTAATTGTGTCCAAGTAGATACAATGTCATCGAATTTGTGAATATATAGACGAGAAGTCTATATGCCAATATGCCCTACACAAAATTATCTATCAAAAGACTATGTACCTATGCAGTGTCTATAGTTAATTTGATTGATAATGTTATGTCCATTTTCCACGTATAAATGAATTTACAAATGAAGTATTGTTTTTATGAATGTATGCACATCAATTTTGGCCTATATGCAACATGTTTAGTTGTTAGAATTAATACACAAGAAGTTGTATTACTGTCAACATGTGCATTTGCACGCACATATATGacttatactattaatatattcaTGAAGAACATGCATACTCAAAATTTGTGGAAGGAAAGGAATTTGGTGTATTTGAATTTGATGTTCAACTCAGGGGGAGATGAATAGTAATGACAGTAATCTTGCATTCGTTCTTTTGAGATCGTATTTTACAATACATGAGTTACATTACAGATTAGATTAAGTTCAATATGAAGAACATGGTTAAGCTCATGTAGAGCTTCTTTATCTTTTGCTTTAGGCATAGAAGCTTCTGCATTAGATTactgaatatttttttatataggtcaTCTCACCTTACCTATATTGCCTTTTTTTTACCTGTAGTAATTCTTTAACCTTTTGTAGAATAAAATTGTAAATTATATGTCTAACATTGAATGTAAATATTTGTCTTGCCTATTATTTGAAGTATTTTTGGCGAATGTATTCTTATTATCCACTAAGCCTCAATCAACCATGTAGGTTGGTAGTTCTAAGTGCATTGACGCCATATTGGCATACATGTAGAGCTGTTCACTTATGCACATGAACAATTAGAATATTTATGTTTAAGCATTGAAGCTTAAATATATCCACCTGCAACCACattatttctttttagaaaagtTGTACCATGAAGTCACAACAAATATGTGGGTTTCACGACAACTTTTTAGTAAATTTTCTTATGATTGGCGTGAAAAGGGGGAGGAATATGTGTATTTTGCAAATTAATTTCAGAATATTTATAATAAAGAAGCATAAGAAATTGTGGATATGTGGCAGGCAAATTGGTGTGTTATAGGTCAAATGCTAGAAGCAAAAGATAGCCCAAACTATTAGCGAATCATATTTGGGATAATTATGAATTATTGTCACACAACGAAGTGTGTTATTTATTGGCCATTGAAAATTGCATATTCATCAAGGAAGTATGAAATTGCATATAGCTATTTAAAAGCTATTGGTTTACTTGTAGTAAACAATatcctaaaaataattaatgacCTTTTGGATTCGAATGATTCTGAATGATCAAATGACACCACATTTACTTTGGCGTAATGAATAAAAGTTAGACATGTCACCCAATTTATTTATTGGCATATTCAAGAAGAATAAATATTCTCGTAGAATAATGTTTGGGTGATTTGAAAAGTTCCATGATGGTTAAACTATGTTCATAGATTAATGTTTTAGTGCTATAGTTATGTTCTTGAAGACATCATGAAGTTATATAATACTAACACATCCATCTTATGATCATATCTATGTTGCATAAATATAAACATGAAGTTTATTGATCCAACTTAATTCAAGAATTGAATATAGTATGAGTAATTGGATCAAGTCTtgggcaaataaaaaaaagttagaaaataGAGTAATTTTGTCGACTAGTGGATATTTGTTTGGGATTCATTGTCGCAGAATAATAACCCTCTATGAATTGGATAACCTACAGTATTAGGGATGTGCAATTTTTCATGCCATTGCATTAATTTTTATGTTAGCTCACTGCATATAATATCTTTACCCCCTTTATTTTGTATAAGTGTGTGTTCAATGAATGAACATTTTCCTCATATATCACCACCATAACATACATATATGGGCCTCCACATGAAGTTGGGGATACAAATGGACCGAATTCCATTAATCCAGTGCCTATGATAGGGGATTTTTGTGATATGCTATTAGATAAAGATCGAATATCGGCATCAGGGGGAGAAAAGCCCATGTGTTAAAGATGCCTTATATtttcaagaagaaaaagatcTTTATAAGTAAGAATAACGCACAAGCCAAACTAAACTAGAAGGTTTAGTTTATTCTCCTGTAAGCCAGAAGCGGGAGCTTGCCAGATAATTATGAATTAAAGGAGTAATCAGAAGTTATGTTTACTTGTAGTAAACTTTCTGCTAACAGCGGTATACCCCGGGTTTTGAATAGTATATCCACAAATGCAGAGTGACATGTTAGTCAATGTTCTAAAATCTACGGGGACGCCTGCGGATTCTAAGATCTAACGACTATTGTCAATGTACCCATTAATAACTCCTTACAACTATTGTAGAGTAATCACCATGAAGGTGAATTGCCTCATGAAGAGGTTCATCATGAAGATGAAAACCCAGAATTAAAGTGCGCACATCTATCTAATTCTGGGATGCGGAACAACCATATATCTTATGTTTGGGAAATGACTAAGATATGGTTTATAATGAATTAACCTCACGGAATGAGTATGTGGAGAAAAGAATAGTTATCGACAACATCGCCTCTATGATTGCTAATATTTCTCTAATGAGAATCCGGATCCGGAACCAAAGTCCATGGCAGAGTTGCATAGTAGCACTCATATTGGTTCTATTGAAGAAAGCAATGAGGTTGAACCATAGTCGCTAAATAAGTCTATGTGAACATGGAAGTTCATACTTAATAGGAAATGAAGTGGTGAAAAGCGACGGTTCATATGGTCATGGAAAAGACTGATATTCTCCTACTATGAATGTATTAAATTCCGCTATATATATCGCTGGCAAAAGGTATGAATTAATAAATGATATGCAGTTTATGGGTTATGAAAATCCATATGAAGTTTTCACTAGAaagaaaacaatttcgcaaCATATATGTAAATCTCATACTAATTAGTGTCATGAAGCACACTATATTCTCAAGAAGAGAATTGCAAGACTCGTAGAAGAGTTTATGATGACTCATGAAGAGTTTTTCTCCTAGAAGTGAGAATATTTCTCATAGCAGAGAAAATGACTTCCGGAAGAATAAGTTGATCTCTGTAGGACTATGCTAATGTATGAATTGCCGGTTAATCTCCATATAACACCAATAACTCGTACTCCCATGAAGTGGACAGACCCGTTTAAACGAATGAATTGGTCCACTAGCATGCAAGTGGATCGGTAGTTTTCTACATACTATGAAGGTGTAAGAATTTATATATCATGAAGATATACTTTTTGATGGTATTTGGCAATCTTATTAATTCCCCTAATGCCAAAATATAGACCAGTTTATGTCACTCTAAGTGGTTTAAGCTAATTGTTGAAGATTAGTGAAACAATCAAACTGGTAATGATTGATAAATCCACTAAGAGAAAGTTGCATAATATTTAACCTCTTGTATTGAGCTAATTATTTTATACATACCGCATATGTGTAACGTTGCAACTTATTTTCCCATAGTCCTCCGTAAGGATAAAACTTTGTTTGTATTGCACATTTGACTAAGTGGTTATACATATTGCTCCTATACGTTGATTTATTTCTCATGTTCATAGTAAAACTTATGAAATAAGTAAATGAAAGATTAAACATTGTGGTaattttattatcattgttttacACATTAATAAAAATATGGTTATGACATTGGAACATGAAAGTTTCAACGGATGTCTTATTGAGGGGGAGCATATATGCTAAACATTTATTATCATACTTAAGACTTGGAAGTCTTATATTTGATTTACCAAGaattaatcaaattaatcttTGTTTTGATAATTTACCTTGAAGGTTACTACCGCTATATTGTTGTGTTAATCCAAGTTGATTAATACAATAAAGCATATAGATCATTGGCTATTTATGAAGAATGTATATCTTAAAGAttatgcgatcaagaagatcgtgtgttgtactctttttcccttAGTGAGTTTTTACTTGAATATTTCTCACGCAAGGTTTTTAACGCGGCAACAAGTGCGATATAACTAGCGTGTACGATGTACTCTTTTCTCCTATCCTTTTCTCCCACTGGGTTTTTGGATGGAGTTTTTAATGAGACATGTGTATAGCGCGGTATTCGCCCAAGGTGGAGTGTTATAAAACTATTATCTCCTGCCAGAGATAAATATGGACTCATACCAAATATATGGAAACGTATCCTAATAGGACTCTTCCTATTATA
This window encodes:
- the LOC112939105 gene encoding cyclin-B1-5-like; translation: MLQCGVVTGDHQPRVERGVQLPEGINRPITRSFGAQLLKKAQENAVGVNKEGTSSEVGQVVPRPDNTAKASTGAGVNENKKPSKSEGTGSSGSGGGSAHKYSRKKVVNTLTSGLTARSKHSCGITEKPKEVVEDIDKLDGDNQMTCGPHHF